The Streptomyces sp. NBC_01298 genome contains the following window.
AACGAACTGGAATGGCGCCTCGACCCCGAAGGCTCCCACCGCCTCCCGGAGGCGGTGGACCACGACATCCGCGTCATCGTCATCTGCAACGAGGGCTACGCCTCCACCCTCGCGGCGGCCTCCCTCCACGCCCTGTCCCTCCCCCACTCGACGGACCTCACCGGCGGCTTCCAGGCCTGGAAGGCCGCAGGCCTACCCGTAGTTCCCTGACGCACCCGGCGCACCGCCGCACGGGCTTCGCGCCGCTGCGCCGAGCACCTTTTCGACGCGCTACTCGCACCGCTGCGCGGGCTTCGGGGCGCTGCGCCGAACTCCGTCCGGCGGTGGCCGGTCGGCGGTGCCGCCACCGCCGTCCCGGGTCGGGGCCGGTGGTCGGGTGCGGCTGGGTCGGCCCTGCGGGGCGGAGTCCCCTACCCACCCTTCGCCCGTTCCCCGGGGCTCCGCCCCGGACCCGTCGCCGCGCGCGGCCCCGATCCAGCCCTCCGGCCCTTGAGGACCGGAGTCCGGGGCGCAGCCCCAGGAGGTCCCGGCACAGCCCGGAACCCTCCAGCCCACCCGCGCCAACCCAGCCTCACCGGCGTTCGAGGCGCGGAGTCCGGGGCGCAGCCCCAGGAGGTCCCGGCACAGCCCGGAACCCTCCAGCCCGTCCGGCGCTTGAGGACCGGGGTCCGGGCAGAGCCCGCGGAACGGGCGAAGGGCGGGTAGGGAAACTCAGCCCCGCGCAGCGGCAAAGGGTCGCAGCGGGGAACTCTGCCCCGCGCAGCGGCGACGGTCGCAGCGGTGTACCCGGGGCCGCCCCCAGCCCCGCCGGCGCCTGAGGCGCGAGGGGCCGGGGGTAGCCCACGGGCGGAGTCGCGAGGGCTAGGCCTTGGCCGTCGCCAGGTCCACCGGGCGGGGCCGCATCGCCACCCGCCCGGCGAAGCCCGTGGCACACAGCGCCACCAGCCCTGCCCCGCCCACGACCAGCACGTACACCAGCGGAAGCACCACCGCCCCCGCCGACCCCGTCATGCCCACGCTGAACGCGGTGAGGACCGCCAGCGAGATCCCCGACCCCAGCACCACCCCCATCAGGAGCACCGCCAGCGCCTCCACCCGCAGCATGCCCCGCAGTTGCCGCCGCGTCGCCCCCGCGAGCCTCAGCATCGCGAACTCCCGCAGCCGCTCCCCCGTGGACATCGCCAGGGTGTTGGCCACCGCGATCGCGGTGAAGGCCAGGACGAGCCCCATCGCCAGCAGGTTGATCTCCGCCCCGGCCGCCTGCCGCTCGGCCCGCGCGCCGTCCGCTTCGGCCGCCGACAGCACGACCACGCCGGGGTACTCCCGTACCGCCGAGGCGAGCGCTTCCCGAGCGGCCGGCCCCGCGGCCGGCCCCGCCACCAGCACGGTCGAAGCCAGCGGAGCGTCCACGTGCGCGGCCACCAGACCGTGCGGCAGCGTCACGTCCCCGAAACCCAGCCCGCGCGCGTACACCGCGGACACGGTCAGGGTGACCGGCGTGCCGTCCCCCAGCGTCAGCGAGAGCGGGCTGCCCGGCTTCAGGTCCAGCTGGTCAGCGGCCAGATCGCTCACCGCGACGCTCTTCTCCCCGAACCCCGTCAGGCTTCCGGCCGTCACCCCCGGGTCCCAGGTCCGGTCGAGCCCCGCCGGGGTCACGCCCTGCGCCGCGTACTTCGTCAGCCCCACCCGGATCGAGGTGTGCACGATCTCGGTGGCCGCGAGGACCCCGGGGGTCCGGCGGATCCGCTCGGCGGCGGCGCCGGGAACCCCCGGCCCCCGGCCCTGGAGCACCCACTCGGCCCGTACGCCCTCACGGGCCTGCGCCCGGGCGGCGTCGCCGAGCGTCGGCGTGACGAAGAGCACCGTGCAGGCCATCCCGATCAGCAGGGTGAGCGGGGTGACGGCGGAGGCCATCCGGGTCGCGTTGCCGCGCAGGTTCGCGGTGGCCAGCCGGCCGCCCGGGCCGGCGAGCCGCAGCGGCCCGGCGAGCAGCGCGGCCGCGCCCTTGACGATCAGCGGGCCCAGCAGGGAGACGGCTCCGGCGAGCACCACGACGGCGAGGAAGGTGACCGGAGTCGAAGCCGGTTCGGTGCGCAGCGTACTGAGTACGGCGACCAGCACCACCCCGGCCGCCAGCAGCAGCGCCCCGGCGACGAGCCGCGCCCAGGTGGGCCGGCTCCGTTCGACGGCGGCCTCGGCCAGTGCTTCGGCGGGCCGCACGCGGGCCACGCGCCGTGCGGTGATCCGGGCCGCGGCCCACGCTCCGAGCAGGCTCGCGCCGACGGCGGCGATCATCGGGAAGATCCCGGCGGTGCGCTCCAGCGTCACGGGGACGACGCCCG
Protein-coding sequences here:
- a CDS encoding ABC transporter permease, which gives rise to MMLRYALQTVRDRKAGFLGAFLALLCAAALVTACGTLLETGLRGTIATERYAGAPVVVSADQNVHATTVKEKKGKTKRKHKAKPVAERAWLPAATVDTVRAVPGVERAVPELTFQAVPLTRGGSGGEGAKPSYGHAWSSAALTPFTLAEGRAPHGGGEVVVDRGLAARASLKPGSELTVQSTGAPKTYTVSGIAAPATSGGSLAHQSALFFGDAEAQRLAARDGRVSAIGVLPEVGVDAGELAGRIRQALQGTTAQVATGDQRGPVEFLDAAGARIKLVSMGGAMGGTSLLVAVLVVVGTFSLSIQQRHRELALLRAIAATPRQLRRMIGREALLVGFAAGIAGALAGLPLAAWLHGRFVDAGVVPVTLERTAGIFPMIAAVGASLLGAWAAARITARRVARVRPAEALAEAAVERSRPTWARLVAGALLLAAGVVLVAVLSTLRTEPASTPVTFLAVVVLAGAVSLLGPLIVKGAAALLAGPLRLAGPGGRLATANLRGNATRMASAVTPLTLLIGMACTVLFVTPTLGDAARAQAREGVRAEWVLQGRGPGVPGAAAERIRRTPGVLAATEIVHTSIRVGLTKYAAQGVTPAGLDRTWDPGVTAGSLTGFGEKSVAVSDLAADQLDLKPGSPLSLTLGDGTPVTLTVSAVYARGLGFGDVTLPHGLVAAHVDAPLASTVLVAGPAAGPAAREALASAVREYPGVVVLSAAEADGARAERQAAGAEINLLAMGLVLAFTAIAVANTLAMSTGERLREFAMLRLAGATRRQLRGMLRVEALAVLLMGVVLGSGISLAVLTAFSVGMTGSAGAVVLPLVYVLVVGGAGLVALCATGFAGRVAMRPRPVDLATAKA
- a CDS encoding rhodanese-like domain-containing protein; amino-acid sequence: MAVSGIDALIDRLRTTYTRVDAAQAHAESLTGALLVDIRYQALRERDGLIPGALVIERNELEWRLDPEGSHRLPEAVDHDIRVIVICNEGYASTLAAASLHALSLPHSTDLTGGFQAWKAAGLPVVP